The DNA segment TTGCAGGTTTTTCTTCGTCGGCCATCTTCATTTGGTCCTCTGGCAAATGGTATAAAAACATTCGAGATTTAACAAATTATGTGATGTCATTTGGAACTCTTTTTTTATTATTGGGAATGTCGTTATTTTTGTCAAACATATTTACAATTGAAGCAGTACAGGCAGAAGAGAATTTTGTATGGGGAGTGATGCTTGATCAAATATGTGAAGATAATTCATGTTCTGTAAATGAAACTAACCAATTACAAATGAGTTCTTTTGTATATGCTCTTTCTCCACTAAAACAAATTTCTCAAGGTATTGATGTTTCTAGTATCACATGTGCCGGAGGCAAGGTCTTGGTGTTAAAACAGTCAAATGGATTGCCTGCATGTGTTAATCCTTCATCTGTTGAAAAATTAATTTTTCGCGGTTGGGCAATCCATATTTTGCCTGGCTATACTAATGGAAATAACAATTCTGAAATCTTTACTCTTGGATCTCATAAAACTATGTCTGAAATGGTTACATATTTTGGTGATGTATCAGGCTACTTGGCAAGGCCAGTTAGTGATGGTAGTTATCCTGGTATTGTAATGATTCATGAGTGGTGGGGATTAAATGATAACATAAAAGAAATGGCTGATAAACTTGCATCTCACGGATATGTTGTCCTTGCAATTGATCTTTATGGTGGAAAAGTTGCAACCACCTCTGATCAAGCAAGACAACTGATAACTGCATTTGATTCTGAGTATGGTTTACAAAACATGAATTCAGCTGTATCATTTCTGAGTGATGTATACGCTGTAGATGCTGTTGGTTCTATTGGTTGGTGTTTTGGTGGAGGTCAATCGCTTAATCTTGCACTTCATAATGAAGAACTTGATGCTACAGTAATTTATTATGGTTCACTTGTAACTGATCCTGAAACTTTGTCTGTAATAGATTGGCCTGTTCTTGGAATATTTGCCGAGCTAGACAAAGGAATTCCCGTTGAGACTGTAAATGAGTTTGAAACTGCATTAAATCAAGTAGATGTGGAAAACCAAATTCACATTTATGATGGAGTTGATCATGCTTTTGCTAATCCTTCTGGAGAGAGATATGCTCCTGACGCATCAAAAAATGCATGGGCTCAAACAATCTCTTTTTTAGAATCTAATCTAAAATAATTTTTAAAAAAATCCCGTTTTTTATGAAGATCTTAAATATTACAATTTCTTATGCAAATAATGAGCCGAGACGATTTCAATTATTCTTCTATTTTAGTTCAGCATATTATGGCAAGAGCATTAATCACTGTCAATTTATCTACAACTGCACTACAGGTAGCAAAAATGATGGAGCAAGGTGGGATTGGTGCAATACTTGTCAAAGAAAATGATAATCCTGTAGGTATTGTAACTGACAGGGATTTTGCCACTAAAGTGGCAGCACACAATTTACCCTTTGATACTCCTGTCGAAAAAATAATGTCTTCTCCATTGATTACCATTAATCATAATGAATCAATTTCTGCAGCAGCAGAAAGAATGACTAGTAAAAAAATTAGAAAACTTGCGGTCACTGAAAATGGTAAAGTGGTTGGAATAATCACTTCCACTGATTTGGTCACTCAATTGACAAAATGATTAGAACGTTTTTGTTTTTCTAAGAAATATTGTTACTGATGCCATGTAACACCCTGTAGATATTATTTCAGAAATTAATGATGCTAGATATGGCTCTATTCCAAATTCTAGAAAATAATATAATGTTGGCCAACGTA comes from the Candidatus Nitrosopumilus sediminis genome and includes:
- a CDS encoding CBS domain-containing protein, translating into MSRDDFNYSSILVQHIMARALITVNLSTTALQVAKMMEQGGIGAILVKENDNPVGIVTDRDFATKVAAHNLPFDTPVEKIMSSPLITINHNESISAAAERMTSKKIRKLAVTENGKVVGIITSTDLVTQLTK
- a CDS encoding dienelactone hydrolase family protein: MSNIFTIEAVQAEENFVWGVMLDQICEDNSCSVNETNQLQMSSFVYALSPLKQISQGIDVSSITCAGGKVLVLKQSNGLPACVNPSSVEKLIFRGWAIHILPGYTNGNNNSEIFTLGSHKTMSEMVTYFGDVSGYLARPVSDGSYPGIVMIHEWWGLNDNIKEMADKLASHGYVVLAIDLYGGKVATTSDQARQLITAFDSEYGLQNMNSAVSFLSDVYAVDAVGSIGWCFGGGQSLNLALHNEELDATVIYYGSLVTDPETLSVIDWPVLGIFAELDKGIPVETVNEFETALNQVDVENQIHIYDGVDHAFANPSGERYAPDASKNAWAQTISFLESNLK